The DNA region TCCTATCTAACTAAGTTGCGTATATCTTCTATCCCTGTCTTGTCTAGATCACTCCTAGCCAGCTATACCATGATCCTTCTTGTCTATACACACGCAGTTTACCAGGGAAGAGGACCGTTTCGGTCGCTGTATGTCCTAGTTGGTCCGTCTTCACCCAGGGTAGCCAACTCGACGATGCGTTCTGCTCCGACTTCAGGGCTATGACCGTACTCGTTGAAATCGGTCAGAGCTGTCTTGACATAACCGGGGCAGACACAGTTGACCTTTCCTCCAGCGTCATCCAAGATTCGCGCATAGTTCAGGGTGAGCATGTTGACAGCCGCCTTGCTCGCGTCGTAGGCCTTGTAGTCGATGGGATAGTAGGGCGTTGTCTTGTCTGTGGATCGTTCCAGGCTTCCCATGACGCTGCTAACGAAAACAACCCGAGGAGGCCCAGCCTTGGCTTTCCGAAGAAGCGGGACCAAGCCTTCGGTCAAGGTGGCTGTACCGATAACGTTGGTCGTGAATGTCTTGGTGAAGAGGTCCCAAGTGGTTTGACCCTCATGATGATCGATAAGGATGCCAGCATTGTTAATGAGAACGTCAAGGTATCCGAATCGCGTTTGGATATATTTGATAGTCGCCTCAATTGATGTCGGAGAGGTCAGGTCAAGCTGCACAACCGAAGCCTGGTGACCAGCATCGCGGAGAGGAGCCGCCACAGTCTCACCAGACTGTGGGTTCCGAACTCCAAGAAGAACGTGATAGTTGTGCTTGCCGGCGAGGGCTTGAGCAACGGCACGTCCGATGCCCTGGCTGGCACCGGTGACGAGAACAAGAGGGAGTGAGGCGGGAGAAGACATGTTGAAAATCGTGTAGATATTCGATGATAGATGTTGAAGAACGTTGATTGATGTTTTGAACGTGAGTTGGATGCTCTACCTCTTCTCCGGGCCTGATTCCTACTTATACTTGTGAGCAGTGCTGTCTAAGGACATTTTGGCCGGAACTGAAGGATCAACTAGAAGAATCCGGTATTACAAATAGGAATGCACATTAATTTCTTTGCTTCAGGAAAAGCTTCCCTCATTATAGGCCAATTTGGCCGAGACAAGGCAATTATCTCGTGACTGGTGGTGGAGACAGCGGCCAATTTGGCCGGCGCTGGGTCCTCGGCTTGTTCATGGGCCAGCAAATGCCCGACAATTGCGTACTTCTCGTCATTATTAATTCTCTTTTAGCTAACATGGAGAATCGAGTCGGAGATTATGTTAAAGTCCGTGGAAATTCTCCAATGCTTTATTTCCCACAACATGTCTCCCTTTCTATCATTCGTAATCTTAACACATACCCGACGGAACTTGGCCATGCAAACCTGGGCAAAAAACAGCCTTGCTTTCCTTTAGAGGAGCTTCATGGTAGTTGATTCACGCCCTAGTAGAGACAGCGCGATTTTTATGGCTCCAGAGGTAGTGCCAAGCTGAGGTTTCATATGTACAGGAGTCATTCAATTGTATACTAGAAAGTGATGTGCTCGTCCTGCCTATGAGAGACTACTGGGTCCAATCAGAAGCTGAGCTTCTGGCCAGCCTCACCTGGGACGGTCGAAGCCACCTTGCCCGAGCCAAGGAGGGTAAACTTGTAGGGAACAGAGGTCAAAGTTCCCTTGCTGGCCGTGTTCTGGCTCTCACCGCCGAGAACAACATCCTCCGCAACGACATAACCGATTTCCGAGCTCGACTCACTGAAAATGGCCTTCTTTCCAACATTCGTGAAAACAGATGACTGGATGAGCGCTTGGGCACCCATGCGGCTGTTCAGGCCGGTATCCATGGTGTCGTAGTATTGGCTGTGCATTGTGTTAGTTCCCGGATGACAGTAGAAGAAGAGCGAAGTACTGACTTGAAGATGTGGGCGGTGCCGAATCGGAGAAGAGGTCCACGGCTGCGAACGTTGTAGAAGTGGTTGTTGGCGTAGGTCACGTGGAGCTTGCCAGTGTCCTCAGCTGCGTTCTTGTCGGAGTGTCCGACCAGCGATCCCTTGGACTGAGAGGATATTATATCAGTAATCTTGGACAATCGTTCCATGGCTGCCAAATCTTTGACTTACATGGTCATGGAGGTAGGTGAATGAGATGGTCACCCAGTCAGCAGCATGCGAGAGGTCAACAAGACCATCATAGAAGTCCTTGTCGCCAGATCTAGTAGCAGAAAGATCACAGTGGTCGACCCAGACATTGGTAGACTTCTGGATCGTAATGGCATCACCGTAGtcggcctcgaccttggaAATCTTCATGTTGCGAACGATGACGTTCTTCTGTCCATTGATGGTGAGGCCAACGCCGGTAAGAGCTAGAGACGGTTAGCAGACGTGAAGTGGATTATACGCCAGGAAGACATACAGCTGCCAGTCTTTCCGATGATGGATTT from Fusarium keratoplasticum isolate Fu6.1 chromosome 12, whole genome shotgun sequence includes:
- a CDS encoding Amb-all domain-containing protein, encoding MQLLSLLFVAALAVASPGPSLYARAAATDACNVGYCTQNGGTTGGAGGKQVTVKSLSELTAAASAAGAAVIFVEGSISGAAKVQVTSDKSIIGKTGSSLTGVGLTINGQKNVIVRNMKISKVEADYGDAITIQKSTNVWVDHCDLSATRSGDKDFYDGLVDLSHAADWVTISFTYLHDHSKGSLVGHSDKNAAEDTGKLHVTYANNHFYNVRSRGPLLRFGTAHIFNQYYDTMDTGLNSRMGAQALIQSSVFTNVGKKAIFSESSSEIGYVVAEDVVLGGESQNTASKGTLTSVPYKFTLLGSGKVASTVPGEAGQKLSF